From a region of the Candidatus Rhabdochlamydia porcellionis genome:
- a CDS encoding SET domain-containing protein-lysine N-methyltransferase, with translation MKLTAILQEHKEISITSSACFRQVFAIEYTNCLAFHSLDLEKKVQKKLPRRFLSQREKWLGCLYAKDMLLGCQVALTIAWINQKAGYGVFANQKIARNTCIGEYTGLIRKRSWFEGDNNIYCFEYPILEYKRSPYVIDARSMGNHTRFINHSAEPNVNSVLAYYQGKRHIILYVSKDIHKGSQLCYDYGPNYWKNRGSFIQF, from the coding sequence ATGAAATTAACAGCGATTTTGCAAGAACATAAAGAAATATCCATTACTAGTTCAGCTTGCTTTAGGCAGGTATTTGCTATTGAATATACGAATTGCTTAGCTTTTCATTCGCTAGATCTAGAAAAAAAAGTCCAAAAGAAATTACCTAGACGGTTTTTAAGTCAAAGAGAAAAGTGGTTAGGGTGCTTGTATGCTAAAGATATGCTTTTGGGTTGCCAGGTAGCGCTAACCATTGCTTGGATTAATCAAAAAGCGGGGTATGGAGTATTTGCAAATCAGAAAATTGCTAGGAATACTTGTATTGGAGAATATACAGGTTTAATTCGCAAGCGTTCTTGGTTTGAAGGAGATAATAATATTTACTGTTTTGAATACCCCATTTTAGAATATAAGAGAAGTCCTTATGTAATCGATGCGCGTTCAATGGGAAATCATACGCGCTTTATCAACCATAGTGCAGAACCAAATGTAAATTCCGTTTTAGCTTATTACCAAGGGAAAAGGCATATCATTCTCTATGTAAGCAAAGACATTCATAAGGGCTCACAATTATGTTATGATTATGGTCCTAATTATTGGAAGAATAGAGGATCTTTTATACAATTTTAA
- a CDS encoding TMEM14 family protein: protein MKITASILSTYGLLILIGGLIGHWKASSTASLISGLLCGSILLLLSYAIARGKLLAQYIALVFIFTLDAFFTHRFAKSLHFFPAGMMSFLSLIVLIVVALKIRKTVKAR, encoded by the coding sequence ATGAAAATCACTGCATCGATTTTAAGTACATATGGCTTATTAATTTTGATCGGAGGGCTAATCGGTCACTGGAAAGCCTCTAGCACAGCTTCTCTTATTTCCGGATTATTGTGTGGATCTATATTGCTCCTGCTCTCTTATGCAATTGCTCGAGGTAAATTGCTAGCACAATACATAGCTTTGGTATTTATATTCACTTTAGATGCTTTTTTTACTCATCGATTTGCAAAAAGCTTGCATTTTTTCCCTGCAGGAATGATGAGTTTTTTAAGTTTAATCGTATTAATCGTTGTTGCTTTAAAAATTCGTAAAACAGTTAAAGCTCGCTAG
- a CDS encoding DMT family transporter: MSLAWFFLLLAGFFEICFTIALKFSQGFTRLIPSLITIIFIFFSFFCVSQAMKTIPIGTAYAVWAGIGAAGTVICGIIFFGDSYHIIRLISLSLIIIGIVGLKLAHID, encoded by the coding sequence ATGTCACTCGCTTGGTTTTTTCTACTATTAGCCGGTTTCTTTGAAATTTGTTTTACAATTGCATTGAAGTTCAGTCAAGGGTTTACCCGCCTGATCCCAAGCTTAATTACCATTATTTTTATTTTTTTTAGTTTCTTTTGTGTATCTCAAGCAATGAAGACCATTCCCATTGGTACGGCATACGCTGTGTGGGCAGGGATTGGTGCTGCTGGTACAGTAATTTGTGGAATCATCTTTTTTGGTGATTCTTATCACATCATACGCTTGATCTCTTTATCTCTGATCATTATCGGAATTGTAGGTTTAAAGTTAGCTCATATAGACTAG
- a CDS encoding nitroreductase family protein has product MRHPFEKEVEKIRKAAYPIHGMILNRWSPRSMTAEEITDEELFPLFEAARWAPSSYNNQPWRFLYAKRNHPDWSLFFDLMIPFNQSWTKNASVLLLIISDKYFKHNRKPCRTHSFDTGSAWMCMALEGAWRGLVVHGMEGFDYEQAQASLSVPDNYQVEALVAIGKRAPFTLLSEELQQKEKPSVRRPISEIAQEGKFS; this is encoded by the coding sequence ATGCGTCATCCTTTTGAAAAAGAGGTCGAAAAGATTAGAAAAGCAGCATATCCTATTCATGGGATGATTCTTAATCGCTGGTCTCCTAGATCCATGACAGCAGAAGAAATTACAGATGAGGAACTATTTCCCTTGTTTGAAGCAGCTAGATGGGCTCCTTCTTCTTATAATAATCAACCCTGGCGCTTTTTATACGCTAAAAGAAACCACCCAGATTGGTCTTTATTTTTTGACTTGATGATTCCCTTTAATCAATCTTGGACAAAAAATGCCTCTGTATTGCTTTTAATTATTTCTGATAAGTATTTTAAACATAATCGTAAACCATGTCGCACACATAGTTTTGACACAGGTTCTGCTTGGATGTGCATGGCATTAGAAGGGGCTTGGCGAGGACTGGTTGTACATGGCATGGAAGGTTTTGACTATGAACAAGCTCAAGCATCCTTAAGCGTCCCAGATAACTATCAAGTAGAAGCGCTTGTTGCTATTGGAAAAAGAGCTCCTTTCACCCTACTTTCAGAAGAGTTGCAACAAAAAGAAAAACCTAGCGTAAGAAGGCCTATTTCAGAAATTGCACAAGAAGGTAAATTCTCCTAA
- a CDS encoding peptidylprolyl isomerase: MSKLLLYLYVVLCTISIIRAQEKNEEFSEIAAFEAKEERTIIHTSKGNITCRLYYKEAPLSVGFFIELAKSGFYNGLTFYRIVPKYVVEAGDPDGHDFRIAAEIGQSHQKGALAWLRLPNYQNPEKLSSGSQFYITLENLSNLDQEYSVFGQIIEGMDILDLLEEGDVIKNIEVFSLNEN; the protein is encoded by the coding sequence ATGAGTAAACTTCTGCTATATTTATACGTGGTTCTATGTACTATATCTATTATTAGGGCGCAAGAAAAGAATGAAGAATTTTCTGAAATAGCTGCTTTTGAAGCAAAAGAAGAGAGAACTATTATTCATACTTCTAAGGGAAATATAACTTGTCGTCTTTATTATAAAGAGGCTCCTCTTTCCGTGGGATTTTTTATAGAATTAGCAAAAAGCGGTTTCTATAATGGTTTAACTTTTTATCGCATTGTGCCTAAATATGTTGTAGAAGCAGGTGACCCTGATGGACACGATTTTAGAATTGCTGCAGAAATAGGGCAATCTCATCAAAAAGGTGCTTTAGCTTGGCTTAGGCTTCCTAATTATCAAAATCCTGAGAAGTTATCTAGTGGTTCTCAGTTCTATATTACCTTAGAAAACCTTTCTAATTTGGACCAAGAATATTCTGTTTTTGGACAAATCATTGAAGGAATGGATATTTTAGATCTTCTTGAAGAAGGAGATGTAATTAAAAATATAGAAGTCTTTTCTCTAAATGAAAACTAA
- a CDS encoding amino acid permease, whose protein sequence is MKSSSDKPKRVLSVFVLAMLNVSIMASLRNLPLVAEFGLSAIFFFLIVALFFLIPCALISAELATGWPKSGGIYIWVREALGDRWGFFAIWMQWIHNVAWYPVILSFVAGTLAYVVSPSLSQNKFFILSVILLGFWGMTFFNYFGIKTSSWFSTIGVIAGTIAPGVLIISLGIIWILGNRPVQMELSLNALVPEFKGISDLVFLAGLFLAFAGLEVSAGYASDVKNPRKNYPIAIVLAAIITFSLFMLGSLAIGAVIPKTNISFVSGLMDACAIFFQYYQLTWILPILAFLLVIGAIAEVNSWLIGPVKGLYTTSIHGNLPPFFQKVNKRNVPTRLLLFQAIIVSVAGFIFLYMPNVSGAFWILTALSAQSYLIMYILMFLSAIILRYSKPHVPRAYKVPFKNKGIWLFSSLGILTSLFIIILAFVPPAQLNTGNPWIYCTFLLSGLVFMCGIPFLIHARRRPNWIQKKH, encoded by the coding sequence ATGAAAAGCTCTTCTGATAAACCTAAACGAGTCTTAAGCGTATTTGTACTCGCAATGTTAAATGTATCTATTATGGCAAGCCTGCGTAATTTGCCCTTAGTTGCTGAATTTGGATTAAGTGCCATTTTCTTTTTCCTCATCGTTGCTCTTTTTTTTCTCATTCCTTGCGCTTTAATCTCCGCGGAATTAGCTACTGGTTGGCCAAAATCAGGAGGCATTTATATTTGGGTTAGAGAAGCTCTAGGGGATCGTTGGGGGTTTTTTGCTATTTGGATGCAGTGGATACATAATGTAGCTTGGTATCCTGTCATTTTATCTTTTGTAGCTGGTACTTTAGCCTATGTAGTCTCCCCTAGTCTCTCCCAAAATAAATTTTTTATCTTATCTGTAATTTTATTAGGATTTTGGGGAATGACCTTTTTTAATTATTTTGGAATTAAAACTTCAAGCTGGTTTAGTACTATTGGAGTAATTGCAGGAACTATTGCTCCAGGAGTATTGATCATTTCATTGGGTATAATCTGGATCCTAGGAAATCGCCCCGTGCAAATGGAATTAAGTTTGAATGCTTTAGTTCCAGAATTTAAAGGCATTAGCGACTTAGTTTTCTTAGCAGGGTTGTTTCTTGCATTTGCAGGCTTAGAGGTTTCTGCTGGCTATGCCTCTGATGTAAAAAATCCCAGAAAAAATTACCCCATAGCTATTGTATTAGCCGCCATTATCACTTTTAGCTTATTTATGTTAGGCTCTCTTGCTATTGGAGCTGTGATCCCCAAAACAAATATTAGCTTTGTTTCTGGTTTAATGGATGCGTGTGCGATCTTTTTTCAATATTATCAGTTGACTTGGATTCTACCTATTTTAGCTTTTCTATTAGTGATTGGAGCTATAGCTGAGGTTAACTCTTGGTTAATTGGACCTGTTAAAGGTTTATATACCACATCTATACACGGAAATTTACCTCCTTTTTTTCAAAAGGTAAATAAACGCAATGTTCCTACTCGACTATTATTATTTCAGGCAATTATTGTTTCTGTAGCAGGATTTATTTTTTTATATATGCCCAACGTAAGTGGCGCTTTTTGGATTCTTACTGCCTTAAGTGCTCAAAGCTATTTAATCATGTATATTTTGATGTTTCTCTCAGCTATCATTCTTCGCTATTCCAAGCCACATGTTCCTAGAGCTTATAAAGTTCCTTTTAAAAATAAAGGAATTTGGTTATTTAGCTCTTTAGGAATTCTGACTTCTTTATTCATAATTATTCTAGCATTTGTTCCACCTGCCCAATTAAATACCGGAAACCCTTGGATTTATTGTACTTTCTTATTAAGTGGTCTTGTATTTATGTGTGGAATACCTTTTTTGATTCATGCACGTCGTAGGCCCAATTGGATACAAAAAAAACATTAA
- a CDS encoding L-threonylcarbamoyladenylate synthase yields the protein MKTKMLNSNRLYKAASLLHQGQLVAIPTETVYGLAALVSSESALSSIFAVKKRPIDNPLIVHVANLKQIDQIALPPSELFFQLAEAFFPGPLTMVIPRRRDLSPLISAGLESVAVRMPSHPIAIDLIQMLKAPIVAPSANLSGRPSATDAQHVLDDFDQKISAIVDGGRTNLGIESTVISLLSNPPVILRPGSITKQEIEHVLGITIDVQISLQKGPVYSPGMKYRHYAPCIPVKLFYEKEQINFYCKKADSNKRMLLSVSSLFIENCDYYKLNMQDLYAYFRHAEKNGYSEILIFCDAIAQSNVALMNRLIKASD from the coding sequence ATGAAAACAAAAATGTTAAATTCTAATCGGTTATATAAAGCAGCAAGCCTTCTGCATCAGGGGCAACTTGTAGCCATCCCTACAGAAACGGTTTATGGGTTAGCTGCCCTTGTTTCTTCTGAATCAGCCCTTTCTTCTATTTTTGCAGTTAAAAAAAGACCTATAGATAATCCACTTATTGTGCATGTTGCAAATCTCAAGCAAATAGATCAGATAGCTCTACCTCCTTCTGAATTATTTTTTCAATTAGCAGAGGCATTCTTCCCTGGACCTTTAACAATGGTTATTCCACGTCGTCGTGATTTATCACCTTTGATTTCAGCGGGATTAGAGTCTGTGGCTGTTCGCATGCCATCTCATCCAATTGCAATAGACCTTATCCAGATGTTAAAAGCTCCTATTGTAGCTCCTTCTGCTAACCTTTCAGGTAGACCTAGTGCAACCGATGCACAGCATGTATTAGATGATTTTGATCAGAAAATATCTGCTATTGTTGATGGAGGAAGAACCAATCTTGGGATTGAATCAACTGTAATTAGTCTGTTATCTAATCCCCCTGTGATTTTACGTCCTGGAAGTATTACAAAACAAGAGATTGAGCATGTACTAGGTATAACTATAGATGTACAAATATCTCTACAAAAAGGTCCTGTTTATTCTCCTGGAATGAAGTATCGGCATTATGCCCCTTGTATTCCTGTTAAACTCTTTTACGAGAAAGAGCAAATAAACTTCTATTGTAAAAAAGCAGATTCTAATAAACGGATGTTACTTTCTGTATCTTCTCTTTTTATAGAAAACTGTGATTATTATAAACTTAATATGCAAGATCTATATGCATATTTTCGTCATGCAGAGAAAAATGGCTATAGCGAAATTTTAATTTTTTGTGATGCTATAGCTCAAAGTAATGTAGCTTTGATGAACCGTCTAATAAAAGCTTCAGATTAA
- a CDS encoding histidine phosphatase family protein — MNDLYLVRHGQTKWSITGQHTSSTDLSLTTQGIKQAELLKKHLSKIPFELILTSPLKRSLETCELAGFSKVATIDVHLREWNYGLYEGWTKQQILTKSPQWNIFIDGAPNGESVADVKNRAQNILHKIQSTQGNVLIFSHGHFLRLFLTEWLQIPSNQANLFMLTTASISILSFNESSHVIKTWNNIYLQV; from the coding sequence ATGAATGATCTTTATCTTGTCCGTCATGGACAAACAAAATGGTCTATAACAGGTCAACATACTAGTTCCACCGATCTTTCTTTAACAACTCAAGGTATTAAGCAAGCAGAGCTTCTTAAAAAACATTTATCTAAAATACCTTTTGAGCTTATTTTAACAAGTCCACTTAAGCGATCTTTAGAAACTTGTGAATTAGCAGGCTTCTCTAAAGTTGCAACTATAGATGTTCATCTAAGGGAATGGAATTATGGTCTGTATGAAGGATGGACAAAACAACAGATTCTTACAAAATCTCCTCAGTGGAATATCTTTATAGATGGTGCTCCTAATGGAGAATCTGTTGCAGATGTAAAAAATCGAGCTCAGAATATTCTACATAAAATTCAATCCACTCAAGGAAATGTCTTAATTTTTTCTCATGGGCATTTTTTGCGTTTATTTCTTACAGAGTGGCTGCAAATCCCTTCTAATCAAGCAAACCTTTTTATGCTAACCACAGCCTCTATTTCCATTTTAAGTTTTAATGAGAGCTCTCACGTGATAAAAACTTGGAATAACATATATTTACAAGTTTAA